From a single Stackebrandtia endophytica genomic region:
- a CDS encoding nucleotide exchange factor GrpE, whose product MSTSHLRLIATVAVIAAAAATGAVTGLLTSTADSMFDVTAAAAAAIGVIISGIAVLMILGRATSAPAAAPAHIPDTDAAARAAIDQLSNERRTLVNTCIYVRDRSTSQAIADRIGTGLTEAGITTVAPVGERFDPTRHEAGGTTPAPDPSHDGVIAVVETLGYNDRNTMLRNPIVTVYRNAGGHQ is encoded by the coding sequence ATGTCGACAAGCCACCTGCGGCTGATAGCCACAGTGGCGGTCATTGCCGCCGCGGCAGCGACCGGTGCCGTCACCGGGCTACTCACCAGCACCGCCGACAGCATGTTCGATGTCACCGCGGCAGCCGCCGCCGCCATCGGAGTGATCATCAGCGGCATCGCCGTCCTGATGATCCTCGGCCGCGCCACCAGCGCGCCCGCCGCGGCACCGGCCCACATCCCCGACACCGACGCCGCCGCACGAGCCGCCATCGACCAACTGTCCAACGAACGACGCACCCTCGTCAACACCTGCATCTACGTTCGGGACCGCTCCACCAGCCAAGCCATCGCCGACCGCATCGGCACCGGCCTCACCGAAGCCGGTATCACCACCGTCGCCCCCGTCGGAGAACGCTTCGACCCCACCCGGCACGAAGCCGGCGGCACCACACCCGCACCCGACCCGTCCCACGACGGCGTCATCGCCGTCGTCGAAACCCTCGGGTACAACGACCGCAACACCATGCTGCGCAACCCCATCGTCACCGTTTACCGCAACGCCGGAGGCCACCAGTGA